From the genome of Spinacia oleracea cultivar Varoflay chromosome 2, BTI_SOV_V1, whole genome shotgun sequence, one region includes:
- the LOC130467365 gene encoding uncharacterized protein, giving the protein MRKPELFGRISKWAIQLGCYDIRYEPRKAIKSQTMSDFVADFSPSIQHEVDKEVNMMSDAGISLTWTLYTDGSSNIWGTGLGIVLKSPQGDIIVQSVCCEFKATNNKAKYEALILGLSLAHDMHIRRLEVRCDSLLIISQINGSYAAKDSKMQAYLEVAKRLVSKFNSCALQQISRHQNTQADALANLGSNIKPTKLTTIHLMYPAITKETLPISERTPPTQNPTPTYWHDPYIHWLKHYTIAPEVTHDRSFRMRASRFILIHGVLFRKSVTGPYLRCLDHDEIELKLRNIHGGECGNHSGGQSLAHKTLTMGYFWPTMKKDVISFAKKCDSCQHFTSISRQPCEELRPILSPWPFMKWGMI; this is encoded by the coding sequence atgaggaaacccgagttattTGGCAGGATTTCCAAATGGGCCATACAGTTAGGGTGTTACGACATCAGGTACGAACCTCGCAAAGCCATCAAGTCGCAAACTATGTcagattttgtggctgacttcagcccaagTATCCAACACGAAGTCGACAAAGAGGTGAACATGATGTCAGATGCTGGGATCTCGTTGACATGGACTCTGTACACCgacggctcctccaacataTGGGGGACAGGATTGGGAATTGTGCTAAAGTCTCCACAAGGGGACATAATAGTACagtctgtctgttgcgagttcaaggCTACCAACAACAAAGCAAAATACGAAGCTTTGATTCTAGGATTATCATTAGCACACGACATGCATATTCGTcgacttgaggtacgttgcgattcattattaattatcaGTCAAATAAACGGTTCATATGCAGCAAAAGACTCTAAGATGCAGGCCTACCTTGAGGTAGCTAAAAGGCTCGTCAGCAAATTCAACTCATGTGCCCTACAACAGATCTCAAGACACCAGAATACCCAAGCCGACGCATTAGCAAATTtgggctcaaacatcaaacCCACCAAACTCACCACAATCCACCTTATGTACCCAGCCATCACAAAAGAAACCCTACCCATCAGTGAGCGAACCCCACCAACTCAAAATCCTACTCCCACATACTGGCATGACCCATACATACACTGGCTCAAACACTACACCATCGCACCTGAAGTCACCCATGACAGATCCTTCCGTATGAGAGCCTCCAGATTCATCCTGATCCATGGGGTCCTATTCAGAAAGTCAGTTACAGGACCGTACCTTAGATGTCTGGACCACGACGAGATCGAGTTGAAGTTAAGAAACATCCATGGCGGCGAATGCGGAAATCATTCGGGAGGACAAAGCCTGGCCCACAAAACGTTAACCATGGGGTATTTTTGGCCAACTATGAAGAAAGATGTAATTTCCTTCGCCAAAAAGTGCGATTCATGTCAACATTTTACGTCTATCTCCCGTCAACCTTGTGAAGAACTTCGCCCTATTTTATCCCCCtggcccttcatgaagtggGGAATGATATAG